One Salvia splendens isolate huo1 chromosome 12, SspV2, whole genome shotgun sequence genomic window carries:
- the LOC121757058 gene encoding uncharacterized protein LOC121757058: MKREQFVNEVSQYATTRDLWEGLAVTYGSGTEPYQVYDLHRQTGAIKQDGAILEALWNRFQKLWISIGIHEPSPMEGEARTAIDKYNKIIQKQRLYQFVTALDDRFEAVKKEIIRRDPLPTARMAYGIVRRESTNENIMGRGNHSKDANHTGIGHGLAIVDRNRSGQPPNATNRTWQKKSEDNRSRLICTHCVGNKHTKEG; this comes from the coding sequence ATGAAGAGAGAGCAGTTTGTCAACGAGGTGTCTCAATATGCGACGACACGAGACCTGTGGGAAGGTCTAGCTGTCACATACGGCAGTGGGACTGAACCCTACCAAGTTTATGATCTGCATAGGCAAACTGGGGCTATCAAACAAGATGGGGCGATACTCGAAGCACTGTGGAATAGATTTCAGAAACTGTGGATATCAATTGGTATACATGAACCCAGTCCAATGGAGGGAGAGGCTCGAACGGCAATCGACAAGTACAATAAGATAATACAAAAGCAACGATTGTACCAGTTTGTCACTGCCTTAGACGACAGATTTGAAGCGGTTAAGAAGGAGATCATCCGACGGGATCCGTTACCAACTGCTCGAATGGCATACGGCATAGTCCGCCGGGAATCAACCAATGAGAACATCATGGGAAGGGGCAACCACTCTAAGGACGCGAACCACACTGGAATCGGCCATGGACTTGCCATCGTCGACCGCAACCGCTCCGGTCAGCCACCCAACGCCACCAATCGGACGTGGCAGAAGAAATCGGAGGACAACCGGAGCCGCCTCATCTGCACACACTGCGTGGGTAATAAGCACACTAAGGAGGGGTGA